Proteins from a single region of Aerococcus viridans:
- a CDS encoding HesB/YadR/YfhF family protein: MKLTITPAAQAYFKNDMGLSSGSQVGFHSRVYGKTAVHEGFSVGLSIESPGGALLIDETIDGIQYYITENDDWFFNGYDFEVDFSPEEENFIYRFIEQ, encoded by the coding sequence ATGAAACTAACGATTACACCAGCAGCACAAGCATACTTCAAAAATGACATGGGATTGTCCTCGGGAAGCCAAGTCGGATTTCATAGCCGCGTCTACGGTAAAACAGCTGTACATGAAGGATTTTCAGTTGGCTTATCCATAGAATCGCCAGGTGGTGCCCTCTTAATTGACGAAACGATTGACGGTATCCAATACTATATTACGGAAAATGATGACTGGTTCTTCAATGGCTACGACTTTGAAGTCGACTTTTCTCCCGAAGAAGAAAATTTTATTTACCGTTTTATTGAACAATAA
- a CDS encoding acyl-[acyl-carrier-protein] thioesterase, translating to MGLLYQESVKVRHYHCNALGEMTLPAILDIMLIASNNQEATIPEAKEGFRQEGWAWIITQNQIDINRLPRYNEDIIAETEATTYNKFFSKRHYALKTSDGLVLAQAETTFALIDLNQRSIVRIPEIVAEWYQVEKEEKPSRRKRLSKEVAHESKVDRFEVKFLDIDINNHVNNTIYLRWITNSLGMEWFEKYTPTSFTIAYEKEMYLHQEGAVHSDLSTLAEDLKSDDTFNTQHVIDGEDNAHCLAKITWQVK from the coding sequence ATGGGTTTATTATATCAAGAATCAGTCAAAGTGCGTCACTACCATTGTAATGCATTAGGTGAGATGACACTTCCTGCCATCTTGGATATCATGTTGATTGCATCTAATAATCAAGAAGCGACGATTCCAGAAGCGAAAGAAGGTTTTCGCCAAGAGGGTTGGGCTTGGATCATCACACAAAATCAAATAGATATCAATCGTTTACCACGTTACAACGAAGATATCATTGCAGAAACTGAGGCAACAACTTACAACAAGTTTTTCAGCAAGCGTCATTACGCCTTGAAAACAAGTGACGGTCTAGTTTTGGCCCAAGCAGAGACAACATTCGCCTTAATCGATTTGAATCAACGGTCAATCGTCCGAATTCCAGAAATCGTTGCTGAATGGTATCAAGTTGAAAAAGAAGAAAAACCGAGTCGCCGTAAACGATTAAGTAAAGAAGTAGCACATGAATCAAAAGTTGACCGCTTTGAAGTGAAATTTTTAGATATCGATATCAATAACCATGTAAACAACACCATCTACTTACGGTGGATTACCAATTCACTAGGCATGGAATGGTTTGAAAAATATACACCAACCAGCTTCACCATTGCCTATGAAAAGGAAATGTACTTGCATCAAGAAGGTGCCGTGCATTCTGACTTATCAACATTAGCTGAAGACTTGAAATCGGATGATACTTTCAACACGCAACATGTCATCGATGGTGAAGATAACGCCCACTGTTTAGCAAAGATCACATGGCAGGTAAAATAA
- a CDS encoding ATP-binding cassette domain-containing protein yields the protein MQAIVTFNQVTFQPGDQPLLKDVSFSIYANEMIRVEGPSGSGKSTLLRLIASLIPRNSGEINYLDQPLEEVAYQTYRQNISYVAQNPLLFGETIRDNFELVYEARNQDFDENLVLSYMKAFGLSHIALDKSIQKISGGEKQRIGLIRHLIFPPKVLLLDEITSSLDEGNRELVWQILLDYKEKYGVTILWISHLQDASIQPNRVFHIANQEMIIEERGLND from the coding sequence ATGCAAGCTATCGTAACATTTAATCAAGTGACCTTTCAACCAGGCGACCAGCCCCTCTTAAAAGATGTTTCTTTTTCTATATATGCAAATGAAATGATCCGTGTCGAAGGACCGTCAGGAAGCGGAAAAAGTACCTTGCTGCGTTTAATTGCAAGCCTTATTCCGAGAAATTCAGGTGAAATTAATTACTTAGACCAACCATTAGAAGAAGTGGCTTATCAAACATACCGGCAAAACATTTCATATGTGGCCCAAAATCCACTATTATTCGGGGAAACCATCCGTGATAACTTTGAATTGGTTTATGAAGCCCGCAATCAAGACTTTGACGAAAATCTTGTATTGTCTTATATGAAAGCTTTCGGCTTAAGCCATATTGCACTCGACAAATCGATTCAAAAAATCTCTGGCGGGGAAAAACAGCGGATTGGTTTAATCAGACACCTGATCTTTCCACCTAAAGTCCTCTTACTAGATGAAATTACTTCATCATTAGACGAGGGCAATCGCGAATTGGTATGGCAGATTTTACTGGACTATAAAGAAAAATATGGAGTCACCATTCTATGGATTAGCCACCTTCAAGATGCGTCTATCCAACCAAACCGGGTCTTCCATATTGCCAACCAAGAAATGATAATTGAGGAGCGTGGTCTAAATGACTAA
- a CDS encoding ABC transporter permease — MTNALTTTPTTLAFSFILVIIAVLISNKEKLGLEKDILWAMLRMVVQLVIIGYVLTYIFQIDSVIVTAIIMIFMIVNAAYNAEKRANKIPNAFKISLIAIIGGVVTSILVLVVSGSIQFVPAQIIPITGMLVGNAMSVIGLAFRNLNNEFVKSQQEVNEQLALGASIKLASTGIVREAIRGAMQPTIDTARTVGLVLLPGMMTGMMLAGAVPLSAIMYQILIYFMMIATSAITSMIAVYLAYKHFYSSYGQLQIPS, encoded by the coding sequence ATGACTAATGCATTAACAACAACCCCAACAACTTTAGCTTTTTCGTTTATTCTAGTGATTATCGCGGTCTTGATTTCTAATAAAGAGAAATTGGGGCTTGAAAAGGATATTTTATGGGCAATGCTTCGAATGGTTGTTCAATTGGTCATCATCGGTTACGTGCTGACATACATTTTTCAAATCGATTCAGTTATCGTAACGGCCATCATAATGATTTTTATGATTGTAAACGCGGCTTATAATGCAGAAAAACGAGCCAATAAGATTCCAAATGCCTTCAAAATATCTTTAATTGCCATTATTGGTGGGGTAGTGACGTCAATCCTCGTGTTAGTGGTTTCAGGCTCTATTCAATTCGTACCAGCGCAAATCATCCCAATCACAGGGATGTTAGTGGGAAATGCCATGTCAGTTATCGGATTGGCTTTCAGAAATTTGAATAATGAATTCGTCAAATCACAACAAGAAGTCAATGAACAGTTGGCCCTAGGTGCGTCTATTAAATTAGCTTCTACAGGTATTGTCAGAGAAGCGATTAGAGGGGCAATGCAACCTACTATCGATACAGCGAGAACTGTCGGTTTGGTCTTGTTGCCAGGTATGATGACTGGGATGATGCTAGCAGGTGCGGTACCCTTGAGTGCAATTATGTATCAGATTTTGATTTATTTTATGATGATTGCGACTTCTGCAATCACATCCATGATCGCCGTATACTTAGCTTATAAGCATTTCTACAGTAGTTATGGGCAATTACAAATCCCTTCATAA